From the genome of Phyllostomus discolor isolate MPI-MPIP mPhyDis1 chromosome 12, mPhyDis1.pri.v3, whole genome shotgun sequence, one region includes:
- the LOC114511355 gene encoding IgGFc-binding protein isoform X2, whose translation MGFLWSWWTLWAGATLLWAQGSAEKPSCRGVQCTPSELCQVVDEQARCVPRSVATCRAQGDPHYTTFDGRRYDMMGTCSYTMVELNSEDQTLPAFSVEAKNEHRGSRRVSYVGSVTVRAYSHFVSLARGEVGFARIDNQRSRLPASLANGRLSVYQSGMRAIVELDFGLVVTYDWDCQLALTLPARFQGQVYGLCGNYNGNPTDDFLTPDGEQAPNVEEFATSWKLDDGDYLCEDGCQSNCPSCTPGQAQHYKGDRLCGMLAKPNGPFASCHDALDPQPFLENCVYDLCVANGDRSSLCRGLSAYAQACLELGISIEDWRSPSNCPMSCPANSRYEPCSPACPASCNPTAAPANCSELPCVEGCTCLPGFVASGGACVAASSCGCTYEGRPLAPGEQVWADDQCRRRCTCDGATHKVSCSDTQGCPAGERCRVQNDLLGCHPDRFGSCQAFGDPHYVTFDGRRFDFMGTCTYLLSGSCGQNAALPSFRVLVENEHRGSPTVSYTRAVRVEALGVTVAVRREHPGQVLVDGILQYLPFQAADGRVQVFRQGQNAVVRTDFGLTVTYDWDARVTAKVPGSYAGALCGLCGNFNDSPDDDLALRGGGQAADALAFGKSWQEETRPGCGAAEPGDCPKLDSLIAQQLQSKKECGILADPEGPFRECHHKLDPQGAVRDCVYDRCLLPGQSGPLCDALATYADACQDAGATVHPWRSEELCPLTCPPHSHYEACSYGCPLSCGDLPVPGGCGSECREGCVCDEGFLLSGESCVPLPSCGCLYQGTYHPPGQTFYPGPGCESLCHCQEGGLVSCEPSTCGPHEACQPSGGMLGCVAVGSVTCQASGDPHYTTFDGRRFDFMGTCVYVLARTCGTRPGLEQFTVLQENEEWNNKKVSVTKVITVQVANFTLRLEQNKWKVTVNGVDMKPPVVLAEGRVRAFQEGSDMVIKTDFGLRVVYDLVYNVRVTVPGNYYKQLCGLCGDYNGDPKDDFQKPDGSQAANPNEFGNSWEEKVPGSPCLPPPTCKPGEDCHPQECGPELQEKYQQEQFCGLLASPTGPLASCHKLLDPQGPLQDCVFDLCVGGGNQSILCSNIHAYVSACQAAGGHVEPWRTESFCPMTCAPNSHYELCADTCSLTCSALSTAPQCPDACAEGCQCDPGFLSDGQACVPIQKCGCYHNGIYYEPEQTVLIDNCQQQCVCHAGKGLVCQSHSCKPGHACHSTAGILSCVKDPCFGVTCRPQETCQEKNGQGVCVPNYEATCWLWGDPHYHSFDGWNFDFQGTCNYVLATTSCPGVSNTQGLTPFTITTKNENRGNPAVSYARLVTVTTLNTNISIHKGEVGKVRVNGVLTALPVSVAGGRLSVTQGPSKAMLATDFGLQVSYDWNWRVEVTLPSSYHGAVCGLCGNMDRNPSNDQAFPNGTLAPSIPIWGGSWRAPGWDPLCWDECQGSCPTCPEDRLEEYKGPGFCGPLAAGAGGPFAACHAHVAPDSFFKGCVLDVCLGGGSHDILCQALATYAAACQAAGIVIKDWRAQAGCEISCPNNSHYELCGPLCPASCPSPVPPTTPAPCEGPCAEGCQCDPGFVLSVDRCVPLDGGCGCWVNNTYHEAGSEFWPSATCSQRCQCGPGGGSLVCKPAKCGLGEVCALLPSGQYGCQPVSTAECQAWGDPHYITLDGHRFDFQGACEYLLSAPCSEPPSGVENFTVTVANEHRGSQAVSYTRSVTLHIYNHDLTLSARWPRQLQVDSKLVALPFQLDSRLRAYLSGPDVVVTAATGLSLAFDGDSNVRLRVPAAYAGALCGLCGNYNRDPADDLQAVGGNPSQWQVGGDEGCGECVPGPCPPPCTPEQQEPFGGPDACGVISASNGPLAPCHRLLPPAQYFQACLLDACQAQGHPGGLCPAVAAYVAACQAAGAQLGEWRRPDFCPLQCPAHSHYKLCGDSCPVSCPSLSAPEGCEPACREGCVCDAGFVLSGDTCVPLGQCGCLHEGHYYPLGQAFYPGPECERRCECGPGGQVTCQEGTACQPHEECRLQDGVQACHPKGCGHCLASGGIHYVTLDGRVYDMHGSCSYILAQVCHPQPGDEDFAIVLEKNSAGDPQRLIVTVAGQVVSLAQGPQVTVDSEAVALPVAVDHVRVTAEGRNMILQTTKGLRLLFDGDAHILISIPGSFRGRLCGLCGNFNGNWSDDFVLPSGTVAPSVDAFGAAWRAPGSSQGCGEGFGPQGWPVCSAEETAPYESIKACGQLRDPQGPFAACHAVLSPSEYFRQCVFDLCTHKGNSTFLCRSLAAYTASCQAAGQAVKPWRMNSFCPLQCPANSHYSTCTHSCQGSCAALSGLTGCTSRCFEGCECDDRFLLSQGVCIPVQDCGCTHDGRYLPVNSSLLSSDCNERCSCSSSTGLTCQAVDCPLGRVCEVKAGTRDCWVPAGLCSLSKNTNLTTFDGVHSAISIPGIYELSFRCPGIQKNIPWYRVLADVQFCYGKVETVKQAHVFFQGGLVTLTPHRGIWVNGLRVDLPAEVLTSVSVSQNRDGTLLVQQKAGVRVQLGSKGQLVVMVGSDHAGILCGACGNFDGNKSNDGHDSQGNTAVEQWQAQDFSPCHN comes from the exons TGTCCCTCCTGCACCCCAGGGCAGGCCCAGCACTATAAGGGTGACCGTCTCTGCGGCATGCTGGCCAAGCCCAATGGTCCTTTTGCCTCCTGCCATGATGCTCTAGACCCCCAGCCCTTCCTGGAGAATTGTGTGTATGACTTGTGTGTGGCCAACGGAGACCGGTCCAGCCTGTGCCGTGGCCTCAGTGCCTATGCCCAGGCCTGTCTGGAGCTTGGCATCTCTATCGAGGACTGGAGGTCACCATCCAACTGCC CCATGTCCTGCCCTGCCAACAGCCGCTACGAGCCCTGcagccccgcctgccccgccTCCTGCAATCCCACGGCTGCGCCGGCCAACTGCTCCGAGCTCCCCTGCGTGGAAGGCTGCACTTGCCTCCCGGGCTTCGTGGCCAGCGGCGGCGCCTGTGTGGCGGCCTCGTCCTGCGGCTGCACCTACGAAGGCCGCCCCCTGGCGCCCGGTGAGCAGGTGTGGGCGGACGACCAGTGCCGGCGTCGCTGCACCTGTGATGGCGCGACCCACAAGGTGAGCTGCAGCGACACGCAGGGCTGTCCCGCCGGCGAGCGCTGCCGCGTCCAGAACGACCTCCTGGGTTGCCACCCGGACCGCTTCGGGAGCTGCCAGGCATTTGGGGACCCGCACTACGTGACCTTCGATGGCCGGCGCTTCGACTTCATGGGCACCTGCACCTACCTGCTGTCTGGCTCGTGCGGCCAGAACGCGGCTCTGCCCTCCTTCCGGGTACTGGTGGAAAATGAGCATCGGGGCAGCCCGACTGTGAGCTACACGCGCGCCGTGCGCGTGGAGGCCCTTGGCGTGACGGTGGCGGTGCGCAGAGAGCATCCTGgtcaagtgctg GTCGATGGCATCCTTCAGTACTTGCCCTTCCAGGCAGCAGATGGGCGGGTGCAGGTGTTCCGCCAGGGCCAAAATGCTGTGGTGCGCACGGACTTTGGCCTGACCGTCACCTACGACTGGGATGCCCGTGTGACTGCCAAGGTGCCCGGAAGCTATGCTGGGGCCCTGTGTGGGCTCTGTGGGAACTTCAACGACAGCCCAGATGATGACCTGGCCCTGCGGGGCGGGGGCCAAGCTGCCGATGCCCTGGCCTTCGGGAAGAGCTGGCAGGAGGAGACAAGGCCAGGCTGTGGAGCAGCCGAGCCAGGTGACTGTCCCAAGCTGGACTCTCTGATAGCCCAGCAGCTTCAGAGTAAGAAGGAGTGCGGGATCCTTGCCGACCCTGAGGGGCCCTTCCGGGAGTGCCACCACAAGCTGGACCCGCAGGGCGCCGTGCGAGACTGCGTCTACGACCGCTGCCTGCTGCCAGGCCAGTCTGGGCCTCTGTGTGATGCACTGGCCACCTATGCGGACGCTTGCCAGGACGCCGGGGCCACTGTGCACCCCTGGAGGAGCGAGGAACTTTGCC CGCTGACCTGCCCACCCCACAGTCACTACGAAGCCTGCTCCTATGGCTGCCCGCTGTCCTGCGGGGACCTCCCAGTGCCCGGCGGCTGTGGCTCTGAGTGCCGCGAGGGCTGCGTGTGCGACGAGGGCTTTTTGCTCAGTGGTGAGTCCTGCGTGCCCCTGCCCTCCTGTGGCTGCTTGTACCAGGGCACCTACCACCCGCCGGGCCAGACCTTCTATCCTGGACCGGGATGCGAGTCCCTTTGCCACTGCCAGGAGGGCGGCCTGGTGTCCTGTGAGCCCTCCACCTGCGGCCCGCATGAGGCCTGCCAGCCGTCCGGTGGCATGCTGGGCTGCGTGGCTGTGGGCTCTGTCACCTGCCAGGCATCAGGAGACCCTCATTACACCACCTTCGATGGCCGCCGCTTTGACTTCATGGGCACCTGTGTGTATGTGCTGGCTCGGACCTGTGGGACCCGGCCCGGCCTGGAGCAGTTCACCGTCCTGCAGGAGAATGAGGAATGGAACAATAAGAAAGTCAGTGTGACCAAGGTGATCACTGTCCAGGTGGCTAACTTCACCCTGCGGCTGGAACAGAATAAGTGGAAGGTCACG GTAAATGGCGTGGACATGAAGCCCCCTGTGGTGCTGGCCGAAGGCCGGGTCCGAGCCTTCCAGGAAGGCTCAGATATGGTGATCAAGACTGACTTTGGACTGCGTGTGGTCTACGACCTCGTGTATAATGTGCGGGTCACAGTCCCGGGCAACTACTACAAGCAGTTGTGTGGCCTGTGTGGGGACTACAACGGCGACCCCAAGGATGACTTCCAGAAGCCTGATGGCTCGCAGGCCGCCAACCCCAATGAGTTTGGGAACTCCTGGGAGGAGAAGGTGCCCGGCTCTCCCTGCCTGCCGCCTCCCACCTGTAAGCCTGGCGAAGACTGCCACCCTCAGGAGTGCGGGCCTGAGCTGCAGGAGAAGTACCAGCAGGAGCAATTCTGTGGGCTCCTCGCCAGCCCCACTGGGCCACTGGCCTCCTGCCACAAGCTGCTGGATCCCCAGGGTCCCTTGCAAGACTGTGTCTTTGATCTCTGTGTTGGTGGTGGAAACCAGAGCATTCTCTGCAGCAACATTCATGCCTATGTGAGTGCTTGCCAGGCAGCTGGAGGCCATGTGGAACCCTGGAGGACCGAATCTTTCTGTC CAATGACGTGCGCCCCCAACAGTCACTATGAGCTCTGCGCAGACACCTGCTCCCTGACCTGCTCTGCACTCAGCACGGCCCCTCAGTGCCCGGATGCCTGTGCCGAGGGCTGCCAGTGTGACCCTGGCTTCCTCAGTGATGGCCAAGCCTGCGTGCCCATCCAGAAGTGCGGCTGCTACCACAATGGTATCTACTATGAA ccGGAGCAGACGGTACTCATCGACAACTGCCAGCAGCAGTGCGTGTGCCACGCTGGGAAAGGCCTGGTGTGCCAGAGCCACTCCTGTAAACCAGGGCACGCGTGCCACTCCACGGCAGGCATCCTGAGCTGCGTCAAAG acCCGTGCTTTGGTGTGACGTGCCGGCCGCAGGAGACGTGCCAGGAGAAGAAtggccagggtgtgtgtgtgcccaaCTACGAGGCCACGTGCTGGCTGTGGGGCGACCCCCACTACCACTCCTTCGATGGCTGGAACTTTGACTTCCAGGGCACCTGTAACTACGTGCTGGCGACGACCAGCTGCCCAGGGGTCAGCAACACCCAGGGCCTGACACCCTTCACCATCACCACCAAGAATGAGAACCGGGGCAACCCTGCTGTGTCCTACGCGAGGCTTGTCACTGTGACCACCCTCAACACCAACATCTCCATCCACAAAGGCGAGGTCGGCAAAGTCCGG GTGAATGGTGTGCTGACAGCGTTGCCTGTCTCTGTGGCTGGCGGAAGGCTTTCAGTGACCCAGGGCCCATCAAAAGCAATGCTGGCAACTGACTTCGGGCTGCAGGTCAGCTATGACTGGAACTGGCGAGTGGAAGTGACTCTGCCCAGTAGCTACCACGGTGCAGTGTGTGGGCTCTGTGGGAACATGGACCGCAACCCCAGCAACGACCAAGCCTTCCCTAATGGCACCCTGGCTCCCTCAATACCCATCTGGGGTGGCAGCTGGCGAGCCCCAGGCTGGGACCCACTGTGCTGGGACGAATGTCAGGGGTCCTGCCCAACATGTCCTGAGGACCGGCTGGAAGAGTACAAGGGCCCTGGGTTCTGTGGACCCCTGGCTGCCGGCGCAGGAGGCCCCTTTGCTGCCTGCCATGCCCACGTGGCACCTGATAGCTTCTTTAAGGGCTGCGTTCTGGATGTCTGCCTGGGCGGTGGGTCCCACGACATCCTTTGCCAGGCTCTGGCAACCTATGCTGCTGCCTGCCAGGCTGCTGGCATTGTCATCAAGGACTGGAGGGCACAGGCTGGCTGTG AGATCTCCTGCCCCAACAACAGCCACTACGAGCTCTGTGGCCCACTGTGCCCTGCCAGCTGCCCGTCCCCTGTGCCCCCCACGACCCCAGCCCCCTGCGAGGGCCCCTGCGCCGAGGGCTGCCAGTGTGACCCGGGCTTTGTGTTGAGCGTAGACCGCTGTGTTCCTCTGGATGGCGGCTGCGGCTGCTGGGTCAACAACACCTACCACGAGGCAGGCAGCGAGTTCTGGCCCAGTGCCACCTGCTCCCAGAGGTGCCAGTGCGGACCTGGGGGTGGCTCCCTGGTCTGCAAGCCTGCCAAGTGTGGGCTAGGCGAAGTGTGCGCCCTGCTGCCCTCAGGCCAGTATGGCTGCCAACCTGTCAGTACGGCTGAATGTCAAGCCTGGGGCGACCCCCATTACATCACCCTGGACGGGCACCGATTCGACTTCCAAGGTGCCTGTGAGTACCTGTTGAGTGCACCTTGCAGTGAACCGCCTTCGGGGGTTGAGAACTTCACCGTCACTGTAGCCAATGAGCACCGGGGCAGCCAGGCCGTCAGCTACACCCGCAGCGTCACCCTGCACATCTACAACCACGACCTGACCCTCAGTGCCCGCTGGCCCCGACAGCTGCAG GTGGACAGCAAGCTCGTGGCGCTACCCTTCCAGCTGGACTCGCGCCTGCGCGCCTACCTGAGTGGCCCGGACGTGGTGGTGACAGCGGCCACAGGGCTCTCACTGGCTTTCGATGGGGACAGCAACGTGCGCCTGCGCGTGCCAGCGGCATATGCAGGCGCCCTTTGTGGCCTGTGTGGGAACTACAACCGGGACCCTGCCGACGACCTGCAGGCAGTGGGCGGTAATCCCAGCCAATGGCAGGTGGGCGGCGACGAGGGCTGCGGAGAGTGCGTGCCGGGGCCATGTCCCCCGCCTTGCACACCAGAGCAGCAGGAGCCTTTCGGTGGTCCCGATGCCTGCGGCGTGATCTCGGCCTCTAACGGCCCGCTGGCCCCCTGCCACCGCCTCTTGCCGCCCGCGCAGTACTTCCAGGCCTGCTTGCTGGACGCCTGCCAGGCTCAGGGCCATCCCGGAGGCCTCTGCCCTGCTGTGGCCGCCTATGTGGCAGCCTGCCAGGCCGCTGGGGCCCAACTCGGCGAGTGGAGGCGGCCAGATTTCTGTC CCCTCCAGTGCCCTGCCCACAGCCACTACAAGCTCTGCGGTGACTCCTGCCCTGTGAGCTGCCCCAGCCTCTCGGCGCCTGAGGGCTGCGAGCCAGCCTGCCGTGAAGGCTGTGTCTGCGATGCCGGCTTTGTGCTCAGTGGTGACACCTGCGTGCCTCTGGGCCAGTGTGGCTGCCTCCATGAGGGCCACTACTACCCGCTAGGCCAGGCCTTCTACCCAGGCCCTGAGTGCGAGCGGCGCTGTGAGTGTGGGCCGGGTGGCCAAGTCACCTGCCAGGAGGGCACAGCCTGCCAGCCCCATGAAGAGTGCCGGCTACAGGATGGCGTCCAGGCCTGTCACCCTAAAGGCTGTGGCCATTGCCTGGCCAGTGGTGGCATCCACTACGTTACCCTGGATGGACGCGTCTATGATATGCATGGCTCCTGCTCCTATATCTTGGCTCAAGTCTGCCACCCACAGCCTGGGGATGAGGACTTTGCCATTGTGCTTGAGAAGAACTCGGCTGGAGATCCCCAGCGCCTGATAGTTACTGTGGCTGGCCAGGTTGTGAGCCTGGCTCAGGGCCCGCAG GTCACTGTGGACAGCGAGGCTGTAGCCCTGCCCGTGGCTGTGGACCACGTGCGGGTGACCGCTGAGGGCCGGAACATGATTCTGCAGACGACCAAGGGGCTGCGGCTTCTCTTTGACGGTGACGCCCACATCCTCATATCCATCCCCGGCTCCTTCCGTGGCCGTCTCTGTGGCCTTTGTGGGAACTTCAATGGCAACTGGAGTGATGACTTTGTCCTGCCCAGTGGCACTGTGGCCCCCAGTGTGGATGCCTTTGGAGCTGCGTGGCGAGCGCCGGgctcctcccagggctgtggcGAGGGCTTTGGGCCCCAGGGCTGGCCAGTGTGCTCAGCAGAGGAGACAGCACCCTATGAGAGCATCAAGGCCTGCGGGCAGCTCCGGGACCCCCAGGGGCCCTTCGCAGCCTGCCATGCGGTGCTGAGCCCCTCTGAGTACTTCCGCCAGTGCGTGTTTGACCTGTGTACCCACAAGGGCAACAGCACCTTCCTCTGCCGCAGCCTGGCTGCCTATACAGCATCCTGTCAGGCAGCCGGCCAGGCTGTGAAGCCCTGGAGGATGAACAGCTTCTGCC CGCTCCAGTGCCCCGCCAACAGCCACTACTCCACCTGCACGCACTCCTGCCAGGGCTCCTGTGCGGCTCTCTCCGGCCTCACTGGCTGCACCTCCCGCTGCTTTGAGGGCTGTGAGTGTGATGATCGCTTCCTGCTCTCCCAGGGCGTCTGTATCCCTGTCCAGGACTGTGGCTGCACCCATGATGGCCGATACTTGCCG GTGAACTCCTCCCTGCTGAGCTCAGACTGCAATGAGCGCTGCTCCTGTTCCTCAAGCACTGGCCTGACATGCCAGGCAGTGGACTGCCCTCTAGGTCGTGTATGCGAGGTCAAGGCTGGGACCCGGGACTGCTGGGTCCCTGCTGGTCTCTGTTCCCTCTCTAAGAACACCAATCTCACCACCTTCGATGGGGTCCACAGTGCCATCAGCATCCCTGGCATCTACGAGCTCTCTTTCCGCTGCCCAGGAATACAGAAGAACATCCCCTGGTACCGTGTGCTTGCTGATGTCCAATTCTGTTATGGCAAAGTTGAAACTGTGAAGCAGGCTCACGTCTTCTTCCAGGGTGGGCTGGTGACTCTGACCCCACACAGGGGCATATGG GTGAATGGCCTCCGAGTGGATCTCCCAGCTGAAGTGTTGacatctgtgtctgtgagtcagAATCGTGATGGCACCCTGCTCGTTCAGCAGAAGGCAGGGGTCCGGGTGCAGCTGGGTAGCAAGGGGCAGCTGGTCGTGATGGTCGGCAGTGACCATGCTGGGATACTGTGTGGTGCCTGCGGAAACTTTGACGGGAACAAGAGCAACGATGGGCATGACTCCCAGGGGAATACAGCAGTGGAACAGTGGCAAGCACAGGACTTCTCCCCATG TCATAACTGA